A stretch of Bradyrhizobium sp. AZCC 2262 DNA encodes these proteins:
- a CDS encoding porin: MQSSAFFAAVIIAAGGAFCGVEAWAADVVPTGASAATAASAPKPCTDGWDFVATNCQLTWWGITVYGAIDAGFGWQSHGAPWDPRSAVGASYLIQKQNNSALWGPAPNALTNSFIGIKGTKPIGGDVSVVFALDAGFDPYSLRFSNGPGSVAANAGIPQNFATAYADSSRAGQWFNGQGYVGLSSPTYGTLTVFRQNSLTLDAVFDYDPFGASYGFSPIGFQGITCGGGNTENCRNSTSLKYRVNVGQFRAAALWQFGGYAENNASNGAYQFQAGADISTWGNGVLSVDAIYSHVRDSVSLALAPGSNNANGVPIPPFLPQTLTATISDNEAVMLVAKYTNGPLKLYAGYEHIRYMAPSNPQTAFTDIAGTFLCLGCDALNNTNINNTAFGVNGLGNKTFQVMWVGAKYAVTDNLDVIGAYYHYIQNSFFGTAAGGPTPCFGTEHPQCAGTFDGISAAVDWRFAPKWDLYSGIMFTQVNGGLAFGFLQRNNIAPTVGLWFRF; encoded by the coding sequence GTGCAAAGCTCGGCATTTTTTGCGGCCGTGATCATCGCAGCCGGTGGCGCCTTCTGCGGAGTGGAGGCGTGGGCCGCCGACGTTGTCCCGACCGGGGCTTCCGCGGCAACGGCGGCTTCCGCGCCCAAGCCGTGCACCGACGGGTGGGACTTTGTTGCCACGAACTGCCAGCTGACTTGGTGGGGCATCACGGTCTACGGCGCGATTGACGCGGGGTTCGGCTGGCAGAGCCATGGCGCGCCGTGGGACCCACGATCCGCTGTCGGCGCCTCATACTTAATCCAGAAGCAGAACAACTCCGCGCTTTGGGGCCCTGCACCCAACGCGCTGACCAATTCATTCATTGGAATCAAAGGAACTAAGCCGATCGGCGGGGACGTCTCTGTAGTCTTTGCTCTGGACGCTGGCTTCGACCCGTATTCCTTGCGATTCTCCAATGGACCGGGATCGGTTGCTGCGAACGCCGGCATCCCCCAAAACTTTGCAACCGCCTACGCCGATTCAAGCCGAGCGGGCCAGTGGTTCAACGGCCAAGGTTATGTCGGCCTCAGTTCTCCGACCTATGGCACCCTGACCGTTTTCCGACAGAACTCGCTGACCCTGGACGCTGTCTTCGACTACGATCCGTTCGGCGCCTCTTACGGCTTCTCACCCATCGGCTTTCAGGGAATAACCTGCGGCGGCGGCAATACCGAAAACTGTAGAAACTCGACGTCACTGAAATATCGGGTCAATGTCGGCCAATTCCGGGCAGCTGCGCTGTGGCAGTTCGGCGGCTACGCCGAGAATAATGCCTCCAATGGCGCATACCAGTTCCAGGCCGGTGCCGATATCTCAACATGGGGCAACGGTGTGCTCTCGGTTGACGCGATTTACAGCCATGTCAGAGATTCCGTGTCGCTCGCACTTGCGCCGGGAAGCAATAACGCCAATGGGGTGCCGATCCCCCCGTTCTTGCCACAGACGCTCACAGCGACGATCTCCGACAATGAAGCCGTGATGCTTGTGGCCAAATACACGAACGGACCGCTGAAGTTGTACGCCGGTTACGAACATATTCGATATATGGCGCCCAGCAATCCGCAGACCGCTTTTACCGATATCGCGGGAACCTTTCTTTGTCTGGGCTGCGATGCGCTCAACAACACGAATATCAACAATACCGCCTTCGGCGTGAACGGTCTTGGCAACAAGACTTTCCAAGTCATGTGGGTCGGGGCCAAGTACGCTGTCACCGACAATCTGGATGTGATCGGCGCCTATTACCATTATATCCAGAATTCTTTCTTCGGCACCGCCGCCGGGGGGCCCACCCCCTGCTTCGGCACCGAGCACCCGCAATGCGCCGGGACATTCGACGGGATCTCTGCCGCTGTCGATTGGCGGTTTGCACCAAAGTGGGATCTCTATTCCGGGATCATGTTCACGCAAGTGAATGGCGGTTTGGCCTTCGGCTTTCTCCAGCGCAACAACATCGCTCCCACGGTCGGATTGTGGTTCCGCTTCTGA
- a CDS encoding GlcG/HbpS family heme-binding protein produces MLAGPEQGRTIPLADIRDQLAMTKLGIGVGILATVFCLSAGAQTINVMVLNQAGAQAVLQAAQESAQQRNAPSAIAVVDAAGDLLAFQRMDGVRPASADLAIGKARTAARLQRPTAEIEDNTNQGRTAFVTADIMALRGGIPIRVNGEVVGAIGVAGLSKETDTDIANAAAAALIDQHM; encoded by the coding sequence GTGCTGGCAGGGCCGGAGCAGGGCCGGACCATTCCATTAGCGGATATCAGAGATCAGCTCGCTATGACAAAACTTGGAATTGGCGTTGGAATATTGGCGACCGTCTTCTGCTTGTCAGCCGGGGCACAGACCATTAACGTGATGGTCCTCAATCAAGCCGGAGCCCAGGCCGTCTTGCAAGCAGCGCAAGAGAGCGCGCAGCAGCGGAATGCACCCTCAGCGATTGCGGTGGTTGATGCCGCCGGTGATCTGCTTGCTTTCCAACGAATGGATGGCGTCCGCCCAGCAAGCGCGGACCTCGCCATAGGGAAGGCACGAACGGCTGCGCGGCTACAACGGCCGACGGCGGAGATCGAGGACAACACCAACCAGGGCCGAACGGCATTCGTCACTGCCGATATCATGGCGCTGCGCGGCGGCATTCCGATACGCGTAAACGGCGAAGTCGTGGGCGCAATAGGGGTTGCTGGCTTGAGCAAGGAGACCGACACCGACATTGCGAACGCTGCTGCGGCGGCCCTGATAGACCAGCATATGTGA
- the fdhA gene encoding formaldehyde dehydrogenase, glutathione-independent — MASNSNRGVVYLKPGHVEVQKIDFPTFRNPAGKTIDHGVILKVVTTNICGSDQHMVRGRTTAPAGMVLGHEITGEVIEKGRDVEYLEIGDLVSVPFNVACGRCRTCREGDTGVCLHVNSDRAGGAYGYVDMGGWIGGQADYVMVPYADFNLLKFPDKAHAMEKIRDLTCLSDILPTGFHGAITAKVGVGSTVYVAGAGPVGLAAAASARILGAAAVLIGDMNQERLAHARKVGFEPIDLTRHDRLGELVADVLGVPEVDCAIDCVGFEAKAQGADGKAVEAPAIVLNSLMEITRAAGAIGIPGLYVTDDPGAQEQAARQGNLSLRLGLGWAKSHALHTGQTPVLKYNRQLMQAILWDRLPIAEIVNVKVIGLEQAPDGYKNFDAGVANKFVIDPHGQLSKAA, encoded by the coding sequence ATGGCCTCCAATTCCAACCGTGGCGTGGTTTACCTCAAACCCGGCCACGTCGAAGTCCAGAAGATTGACTTTCCGACCTTCCGCAATCCGGCGGGAAAGACCATCGATCACGGCGTCATTCTCAAGGTCGTCACCACGAATATCTGCGGCTCCGACCAGCACATGGTCCGGGGCCGCACGACTGCGCCGGCCGGCATGGTGCTCGGACATGAGATTACCGGCGAAGTGATCGAGAAAGGTCGGGACGTCGAGTATCTTGAGATCGGCGATCTCGTGTCGGTCCCTTTCAACGTCGCATGCGGCCGCTGCCGAACTTGTCGAGAGGGCGACACTGGCGTCTGCCTTCACGTCAACTCCGATCGCGCCGGAGGCGCTTATGGATATGTCGATATGGGCGGATGGATCGGCGGGCAAGCCGACTATGTGATGGTGCCCTACGCGGATTTCAACCTGCTCAAGTTTCCGGACAAGGCGCACGCGATGGAAAAAATCCGCGATCTGACCTGCCTGTCCGATATTCTGCCGACCGGATTCCACGGAGCAATCACCGCCAAGGTCGGCGTCGGATCGACGGTCTATGTCGCCGGCGCCGGGCCGGTCGGCCTCGCGGCCGCAGCGTCCGCGCGCATCCTGGGCGCAGCAGCTGTGCTGATCGGAGACATGAACCAGGAGCGGCTCGCCCACGCCAGGAAAGTCGGCTTCGAACCGATCGACCTCACAAGGCATGATCGCCTAGGCGAACTTGTCGCCGACGTGCTCGGCGTTCCGGAAGTCGACTGCGCGATCGACTGCGTCGGCTTCGAAGCAAAGGCGCAGGGAGCAGACGGAAAGGCCGTCGAAGCGCCTGCTATCGTGCTCAACAGCCTGATGGAGATCACCCGTGCAGCCGGCGCGATCGGCATTCCCGGCCTGTACGTGACGGACGATCCCGGAGCGCAAGAACAAGCCGCCAGGCAGGGCAATCTCAGCCTCCGCCTCGGGCTAGGCTGGGCGAAGTCCCATGCCCTTCATACCGGTCAGACGCCGGTGCTGAAATATAATCGGCAGCTCATGCAGGCGATTCTCTGGGACAGACTGCCCATCGCCGAGATCGTCAATGTCAAGGTGATCGGTCTTGAGCAGGCCCCGGACGGCTACAAGAACTTCGACGCTGGCGTCGCGAACAAGTTCGTCATCGATCCGCACGGCCAACTCTCCAAGGCTGCCTGA
- a CDS encoding GlcG/HbpS family heme-binding protein, whose translation MATVFCLSAGAQTINVMALNQAGAQTVLQAAKESAQQRNAPSAIAVVDAAGDLLAFQRMDGVRPASADLAIAKARTAARLQRPTAEIEDNINRGRTAFVTADIMALRGGIPIRVNGEVVGAIGVAGLSKETDTDIANAAAVALIPQHM comes from the coding sequence TTGGCGACCGTCTTCTGCTTGTCAGCCGGGGCACAGACCATCAACGTGATGGCCCTCAATCAAGCCGGAGCCCAGACCGTCTTGCAAGCAGCGAAAGAGAGCGCACAGCAGCGGAATGCACCCTCAGCGATTGCAGTAGTTGATGCCGCCGGTGATCTGCTTGCTTTCCAGCGGATGGACGGCGTCCGCCCGGCAAGCGCGGACCTCGCCATAGCGAAGGCACGAACGGCTGCGCGGCTACAGCGGCCGACGGCGGAGATCGAGGACAACATCAACCGGGGCCGAACGGCATTTGTCACCGCCGATATCATGGCACTGCGCGGCGGCATTCCGATACGCGTAAACGGCGAAGTCGTGGGCGCAATAGGTGTTGCTGGCTTGAGCAAGGAGACCGACACCGACATCGCGAACGCTGCCGCGGTGGCCCTCATACCCCAGCATATGTGA
- a CDS encoding arsenic transporter, producing the protein MNHNTPILAVAALATLGVITRPLRIPEYVWALAGTVVLVAFGFLPWRNAVAAAAKGTDVYLFLIGMMLLAEVACQEGLFDWLAALAVRHARSSARRLFLIIYSVGTIVTVFLSNDATAVVLTPAVYAAATAARVEPLPYLFICAFIANAASFVLPISNPANLVIFGAHIPPLAQWLYQFTLPSIASILITYLLLRFTQRAAMDQKICEEFPTEPLSVGGKCVAVGIALTALGLLGASSLDQQLGLPTFIAGTAVTIIVLIISRQSPLPVLRDISWGVLPLVAGLFILVASVEQTGILNSVTQMLHNVAASSPRDASFGAGILVALASNLLNNLPTGLVAATVSQSADVPLQVTSATLIGVDLGPNLSVTGSLATILWLMALRREGEAVTVWQFLKLGIIVMPPALVVALLAITAVS; encoded by the coding sequence GTGAACCATAATACTCCGATCCTCGCTGTCGCTGCCCTTGCCACACTTGGGGTGATCACTCGTCCGCTCCGGATACCAGAATATGTCTGGGCCCTGGCCGGCACGGTCGTGCTGGTCGCGTTCGGCTTTCTTCCTTGGCGCAATGCAGTCGCCGCAGCGGCAAAGGGGACCGATGTCTATCTCTTTCTGATCGGCATGATGCTACTTGCCGAAGTCGCGTGTCAGGAAGGTCTGTTCGATTGGCTGGCGGCGCTTGCTGTTCGCCATGCGAGAAGTTCCGCCAGGCGACTATTTCTGATCATCTATTCCGTCGGTACGATCGTCACGGTGTTCCTATCGAATGACGCGACAGCCGTAGTACTGACGCCTGCCGTATATGCCGCTGCGACAGCCGCCCGCGTCGAGCCGCTGCCGTACCTTTTCATATGTGCGTTCATCGCCAATGCCGCGAGCTTTGTGCTGCCAATTTCCAATCCGGCGAACTTGGTGATCTTTGGCGCCCATATACCGCCGCTCGCACAGTGGCTCTATCAATTCACGTTGCCGTCGATTGCCTCGATCCTCATCACCTATCTCCTCCTGCGGTTCACCCAGCGCGCCGCGATGGATCAGAAGATTTGCGAGGAGTTCCCAACCGAGCCGCTTTCCGTTGGCGGGAAATGCGTTGCAGTCGGCATTGCTCTCACTGCTCTGGGACTTCTTGGCGCATCGTCGCTCGACCAGCAGCTTGGCTTGCCGACATTTATTGCAGGGACCGCAGTGACCATCATCGTGCTGATCATCAGTCGGCAGTCTCCGCTGCCTGTGTTGCGGGATATCTCATGGGGAGTGTTGCCGCTCGTCGCCGGGCTGTTCATACTAGTCGCGTCTGTCGAGCAGACCGGGATATTGAACTCGGTCACGCAGATGCTTCATAACGTGGCGGCATCCTCGCCTCGGGATGCTTCTTTCGGTGCGGGCATTCTCGTCGCTCTCGCTTCAAACCTGTTGAACAACCTTCCGACTGGCTTGGTCGCTGCCACCGTCAGCCAAAGTGCCGATGTCCCCCTGCAAGTGACAAGCGCAACATTGATAGGTGTCGACCTTGGCCCCAACCTCTCTGTGACAGGTTCGCTCGCCACAATCCTGTGGCTAATGGCCTTGAGGCGCGAAGGCGAAGCTGTGACAGTGTGGCAGTTCCTGAAACTTGGTATTATCGTCATGCCTCCAGCATTGGTTGTCGCCCTGCTGGCAATCACGGCGGTGTCATAG
- a CDS encoding YodC family protein: protein MLARTRPYSIAIAVVLGIGVNVYLAIPAFSASPPSQVAAESRSASPLHNGDLVRVRSGGPLMTVTAVQGDQVNCSWTEWNGDLKSESFPIAVLSLPVAVPPPDNLSQEQNEERAADRYYEKHCPSGSVSFTGKFHCGY from the coding sequence ATGCTGGCGCGCACGAGACCCTACTCGATTGCAATTGCAGTAGTGCTTGGAATTGGGGTTAACGTGTATTTGGCGATACCCGCCTTTTCTGCTTCTCCTCCTTCCCAAGTTGCAGCGGAGAGCCGTTCCGCTTCTCCGTTGCACAATGGCGATCTTGTTCGAGTGCGTTCAGGTGGGCCCTTGATGACCGTTACCGCGGTCCAAGGCGATCAGGTGAATTGCTCGTGGACCGAGTGGAACGGCGATCTCAAATCTGAAAGTTTCCCCATCGCCGTGCTGAGCTTACCAGTAGCAGTTCCTCCCCCGGATAATCTGAGCCAAGAGCAAAACGAAGAACGAGCGGCCGATCGATATTATGAAAAGCACTGCCCATCGGGGTCGGTATCGTTCACGGGCAAATTCCATTGCGGCTACTGA
- a CDS encoding DUF1614 domain-containing protein has translation MDDPQVHYLPLTPGFFSILVFLALALLILIQLRILRYAYMRLGVGPGVALLLLFGSLIGSYFNLPITVLPGPPVRSGQIVDFFGMRYVVPFVVSPSTILAVNVGGAVIPTLMSAYLVLRYQLWLRAAIAVAVIAVIVHSTATPVAGIGIAVPVFVPVVATAILALVLSREYAAPLAYIGGSMGTLIGADILNLDKIGSLGAPIASIGGAGTFDGIFLTGILAVLLAGLASPSRLRPVS, from the coding sequence ATGGACGATCCCCAGGTTCACTATTTGCCGCTGACTCCGGGATTTTTTTCGATCCTGGTTTTTTTGGCATTGGCGCTGCTCATCCTGATCCAACTCCGCATCCTTAGATATGCCTATATGCGGCTCGGGGTAGGTCCGGGGGTCGCACTCCTTCTCCTATTCGGCTCATTGATCGGAAGCTACTTCAATCTTCCGATCACCGTGCTGCCCGGTCCGCCGGTCAGATCGGGGCAAATCGTCGACTTCTTCGGCATGCGCTACGTGGTGCCATTCGTGGTTTCGCCCAGCACCATTCTGGCTGTGAATGTCGGCGGTGCGGTGATTCCGACATTGATGTCCGCCTATCTCGTGCTTCGCTATCAGCTCTGGCTCAGGGCAGCGATCGCTGTCGCTGTAATTGCCGTCATTGTTCATTCCACGGCGACCCCCGTGGCTGGTATTGGCATTGCCGTGCCGGTGTTTGTGCCGGTCGTAGCCACGGCAATCCTTGCCCTCGTCCTCTCCCGCGAATATGCAGCGCCGCTGGCTTATATCGGCGGATCCATGGGAACGCTAATCGGCGCCGATATTCTCAATCTGGACAAGATCGGCAGCCTTGGCGCGCCCATCGCCTCCATCGGTGGCGCAGGGACATTTGACGGCATATTCCTGACCGGCATTTTAGCGGTGCTGCTCGCAGGCCTTGCCTCGCCATCGCGGCTGCGGCCGGTGTCGTAG
- a CDS encoding COG4705 family protein → MNQTAEYSLSKVPEVTLVFWIIKIAATTLGETGGDTVTMTLNWGYLAGTLLFFAALVALVAFQIVARKFHPFLYWATIIASTTFGTTMADFADRSLGIGYTGGSSILLLCLLATLGLWYWSLGSISVDTVNTPKVEVFYWAAITFSQTLGTALGDWMADSTGLGYEGGAVVFGAALAVVAAAYYWTKVSRVTLFWAAFILTRPLGATVGDFLDKPVSHGGLALSRPIASAVIAAFIIGCLLILPQRAGSHPKVSETVVR, encoded by the coding sequence ATGAATCAAACTGCCGAATATAGCTTGAGCAAAGTTCCCGAAGTTACGCTCGTTTTCTGGATCATAAAAATAGCAGCAACGACGTTGGGCGAGACCGGCGGCGATACCGTAACCATGACGCTCAACTGGGGGTACTTGGCTGGAACGCTACTGTTTTTTGCTGCGCTCGTTGCTCTGGTTGCCTTTCAAATTGTTGCGAGGAAGTTTCATCCCTTTCTCTATTGGGCCACGATCATAGCCTCCACGACGTTTGGAACCACGATGGCCGATTTTGCGGATCGGTCTTTGGGAATTGGTTATACGGGCGGTTCGTCGATTTTGTTACTCTGCCTCTTGGCGACACTTGGCCTTTGGTACTGGTCGCTTGGCTCGATATCGGTTGACACCGTTAACACGCCAAAAGTGGAAGTTTTTTATTGGGCAGCGATCACATTTTCGCAGACCTTGGGCACCGCTCTTGGTGACTGGATGGCCGATTCAACGGGCCTCGGATACGAAGGCGGAGCGGTCGTATTCGGTGCCGCGCTGGCAGTGGTCGCGGCCGCCTATTATTGGACGAAGGTATCGCGGGTAACGCTATTTTGGGCTGCCTTCATTCTTACCCGGCCACTGGGAGCCACCGTTGGCGATTTTCTCGATAAGCCCGTAAGCCATGGTGGTCTCGCATTGAGTCGCCCGATTGCATCCGCCGTCATTGCGGCTTTCATAATCGGGTGTCTGTTGATTTTGCCGCAACGAGCTGGCTCGCATCCGAAGGTATCTGAAACGGTGGTGCGATAG
- a CDS encoding MFS transporter, translated as MDIKPLFGLCGVLIAAITSEFNDQVTSIALSDIRGALGISHDAGTWIESLYVSAEIIGMAISPWLLVTFTLRRWTLFAIALCGVSSVLIPFSPNIEAIYTLRLLQGLAGGMIIPLLMTTAFRVLTPDIRLYGLAVYALTATFTPALASTVAAFWTDIVDWRFVFLQTVPLCSLAGVLVWYCLHQDQPKYERFRMLDWRGALLLVIGSGALSTMLYQGDRLDWFNSNLICVLALVSAIAIPLFLVNEWFHPLPLLKLQMLGRRNIAYGALGLFTFLLISQSGSTVPLRYLQEVQGYRPLQSNLVTLEIAASQLLMLPAMALLLDYKRVDSRVVSMVGLGLILASCIGSSFLTVYWNRDQFYLWQLLQAVGQPMVIMPLLMMTTNSVASPAEGPFAAALVNTSRAVAEAASAWFVALIDRWRNALHSDRIIDQAGQDRWRVLQSNGVLPQYPPQLTPAGQPRMPNSLEAFRHAVEQQAAILSTSDTFLILGAMTVFLMVVVMTLPVRTVPPRILFAKP; from the coding sequence ATGGATATCAAGCCGCTATTTGGCCTTTGTGGCGTTCTCATCGCTGCGATAACGTCCGAATTTAACGACCAGGTTACATCTATCGCGCTGAGCGACATCCGCGGCGCACTCGGGATCAGCCATGATGCCGGAACCTGGATCGAAAGCCTGTATGTGTCAGCCGAGATCATCGGCATGGCGATTTCGCCCTGGCTGCTGGTGACCTTCACGCTAAGGCGTTGGACGCTTTTTGCGATCGCGCTCTGCGGCGTCTCGAGCGTGCTGATCCCGTTCAGCCCGAACATCGAGGCGATCTACACTCTGCGGTTGCTGCAGGGGCTCGCGGGAGGCATGATCATTCCTCTGCTGATGACCACGGCGTTTCGCGTTCTCACGCCGGACATCCGGCTCTACGGGCTGGCCGTCTACGCCTTGACCGCGACCTTCACGCCCGCGCTGGCCTCCACGGTGGCCGCGTTCTGGACCGATATCGTGGACTGGCGTTTCGTATTCCTCCAGACCGTCCCACTCTGTTCGTTGGCCGGCGTCCTCGTCTGGTACTGCCTGCACCAGGATCAGCCGAAATACGAACGGTTTCGAATGCTGGACTGGCGTGGCGCGCTGCTTCTGGTGATCGGGTCCGGTGCCCTAAGCACCATGCTGTATCAGGGTGACCGGCTCGACTGGTTCAACTCAAACCTGATCTGCGTGCTGGCACTGGTGAGCGCCATCGCCATCCCGCTATTCCTGGTCAACGAGTGGTTCCACCCTTTGCCGTTACTGAAGCTGCAGATGCTCGGTCGTCGCAACATCGCCTACGGTGCCCTTGGCTTGTTCACCTTTCTGCTGATCAGTCAATCCGGGTCGACCGTGCCCTTGCGATACCTGCAGGAAGTCCAGGGTTACAGACCGCTGCAATCCAACCTGGTCACGCTGGAGATCGCGGCGTCACAACTGTTGATGTTGCCTGCGATGGCGCTGCTGCTGGATTACAAGCGGGTCGATTCGCGCGTCGTCAGCATGGTCGGGCTGGGATTGATCCTCGCATCCTGCATCGGTTCGTCCTTTCTCACGGTCTATTGGAACCGGGATCAATTCTATCTATGGCAGCTGCTCCAGGCGGTCGGGCAGCCGATGGTGATCATGCCGTTGCTCATGATGACCACCAATAGCGTTGCCAGCCCGGCAGAAGGTCCTTTCGCGGCTGCGCTGGTCAACACATCGCGCGCCGTCGCCGAGGCGGCGAGCGCCTGGTTCGTGGCGTTGATCGATCGCTGGCGCAACGCGCTGCATTCCGACCGCATCATCGATCAGGCCGGCCAGGACCGCTGGCGGGTGCTCCAGAGCAACGGCGTGCTGCCCCAGTACCCGCCACAGTTGACGCCAGCCGGTCAGCCCCGCATGCCGAACAGCCTGGAAGCCTTCCGCCACGCCGTGGAGCAGCAGGCAGCGATTTTATCGACGAGCGACACCTTTCTGATCCTCGGAGCCATGACCGTGTTCTTGATGGTCGTGGTGATGACGTTGCCGGTCCGCACCGTCCCGCCACGTATCCTCTTTGCAAAGCCATAG
- a CDS encoding HD domain-containing protein produces MTLAAEKTFAVEGIRVPDSSLARKITELVRDTESALLFHHSSRVYYWGALAGKRRSLKFDHELLYAGAMFHDMGLTPAHCSAHERFEVDGANAARDFLRSHGVAPRDIDTVWTAIALHTTPGIPQHMHPVVALVTAGVEMDVLGLAYADYSDAEREAVVHAHPRTEHFKEDIIQAFYDGIEHRPETTFGNVKADVLADKDPAFRRGNFCSVIRGSAWRA; encoded by the coding sequence ATGACGCTGGCGGCCGAGAAGACATTCGCAGTCGAAGGAATCCGCGTTCCCGACAGTAGCCTCGCCCGTAAGATCACAGAACTCGTCCGTGACACCGAGTCCGCGCTGCTGTTTCACCATTCGAGCCGCGTCTACTACTGGGGTGCGCTTGCCGGAAAGCGTCGCTCGCTGAAGTTCGATCACGAACTTCTCTATGCGGGTGCCATGTTCCACGACATGGGCTTGACGCCTGCGCACTGCAGCGCCCATGAACGCTTCGAAGTCGACGGCGCAAACGCCGCCCGCGATTTCCTCCGCAGCCACGGGGTTGCGCCGCGCGACATCGATACAGTCTGGACCGCTATCGCTCTGCACACGACGCCGGGCATCCCGCAGCACATGCACCCCGTCGTCGCCCTGGTGACGGCCGGAGTCGAGATGGATGTGCTGGGGCTCGCCTATGCCGACTACAGCGACGCTGAACGTGAAGCGGTCGTCCACGCGCATCCGCGCACCGAACACTTCAAGGAAGACATCATTCAAGCGTTCTACGACGGCATCGAACACAGACCCGAAACGACATTCGGTAACGTCAAGGCCGACGTGCTTGCGGACAAGGATCCCGCTTTCAGGCGCGGCAATTTCTGCAGCGTAATTCGCGGATCGGCCTGGAGAGCCTGA
- a CDS encoding MEDS domain-containing protein — protein MIGNECPIHVGDGLLGKHCHVCAFFNGFDEQHRVLRSFIKEGFERGDKAFHIVDPGLREDHLKRLAEAGIDVEQAIATGQLEVRRWQDAYLRDDGFDQDGMLALLEEVLGSGAAAGNPSVRFVSRVEPSLVDKAGEDNWLEYETRVNYAVSKYNDPVICTYDLANFSASLVMDMLRVHPVVIVGGVLQENPFFVPPDQFLLELRERKSARRGAIQAH, from the coding sequence ATGATAGGCAATGAATGTCCCATCCACGTAGGTGATGGCTTGCTTGGCAAACACTGTCACGTTTGCGCTTTTTTCAATGGCTTCGACGAGCAGCACAGGGTACTTCGCTCGTTCATCAAAGAGGGGTTCGAGCGCGGCGACAAGGCTTTTCATATCGTGGATCCCGGGCTGCGGGAGGATCATCTGAAGCGACTCGCCGAAGCTGGCATAGACGTGGAGCAGGCGATAGCAACCGGACAGCTGGAGGTGCGGCGCTGGCAGGACGCTTACCTGCGCGACGATGGCTTCGATCAGGATGGAATGCTCGCCTTGCTCGAAGAGGTGCTCGGATCAGGGGCGGCAGCCGGTAATCCCTCCGTCAGATTTGTGTCGCGCGTGGAACCATCCCTAGTGGACAAAGCGGGCGAAGATAACTGGCTGGAATACGAGACGCGCGTCAACTATGCGGTCTCCAAGTACAACGACCCGGTAATATGTACGTACGATCTGGCGAACTTCAGTGCCAGCTTGGTGATGGACATGTTGCGGGTTCACCCCGTCGTGATTGTCGGAGGGGTGCTCCAGGAGAACCCGTTCTTTGTTCCTCCAGACCAGTTCCTCCTTGAACTCCGAGAGAGAAAATCGGCGCGGCGCGGCGCGATCCAAGCACACTGA